From a region of the bacterium genome:
- a CDS encoding purine-nucleoside phosphorylase, which produces MCNTLDSIACRIDSPVDVAIILGSGLGAFAETFEDATAVSTGELPGYPVSTVPGHAGKIVTGRVGKLRVLAFQGRIHQYEGYAPSEVVIPVRLAHRLGAKILIVTNASGAMTRRFSPGDLLLIDDHINLQFRNPLRGPRMTGDLRFPDMANAYDRELCDLAERVALEQRIPLQRGVLAGMLGPTYETPAETRMLAGIGADAGCMSTVPEVICAAGLGLRVLGISCVTNWAAGINDAPLDHEDVQRVAAEASERFAALLRGVLGEIGNRK; this is translated from the coding sequence ATGTGCAACACATTGGATTCAATAGCATGCAGAATTGATTCCCCAGTAGACGTCGCCATTATCCTTGGTTCGGGATTGGGGGCGTTTGCGGAGACGTTTGAGGATGCGACGGCGGTCAGCACGGGCGAGTTGCCGGGGTATCCGGTGTCGACGGTGCCGGGGCATGCGGGGAAGATTGTCACGGGACGGGTGGGAAAGCTGCGCGTGCTGGCCTTTCAGGGGAGAATTCACCAGTATGAGGGCTATGCGCCGTCGGAAGTGGTGATTCCTGTGCGGCTGGCGCACCGGCTGGGCGCGAAAATATTGATTGTCACCAATGCATCGGGGGCGATGACCAGGCGGTTCTCGCCGGGGGATCTGCTGCTGATTGACGACCACATCAATTTGCAATTCCGCAATCCGCTGCGCGGACCACGCATGACGGGAGATCTGCGCTTTCCCGATATGGCGAATGCCTATGACCGCGAGTTATGCGATCTGGCGGAGCGCGTGGCCCTTGAACAACGGATTCCGCTGCAACGCGGGGTGCTGGCGGGAATGCTGGGACCGACCTACGAGACTCCGGCGGAAACGAGGATGCTGGCAGGGATTGGCGCGGATGCCGGCTGCATGTCCACCGTGCCGGAGGTGATCTGCGCGGCGGGGCTGGGGCTGCGGGTGCTGGGGATCTCCTGCGTGACCAATTGGGCCGCGGGAATCAATGATGCACCGCTGGACCATGAAGACGTGCAGCGTGTGGCGGCGGAAGCCAGTGAACGGTTTGCGGCGCTGCTTAGGGGAGTGCTGGGGGAAATAGGAAATAGGAAATAG
- a CDS encoding restriction endonuclease: MPENLVIPTQIPWQNVKGKDLEELLFWLFDSMGAKDLVWRIGGEGSGAADQGRDLEFSFYTSTPDGDLAKQIWWAEAKGSSSTIQPEKVQRAVLNASGKSHVDILVIATNTVFSNPTRNWVSEWQNSHPRPIVKLWEKVDLEKLCSRHPSAVLRVCPKALSPQGQLQFVTTRYLDYAILAEAPILERLWDVREDLELSQASLLALIASETRNGDLSRRSWGAFISKPMLAEALSSALLNFVFVVTRTRAADKVETPLLKAVAYLVLLCVHRIGVHDTHKIMDNAWKRLRDADHIDLAKSVVLESVFKLLRNELLDACARDCRKVLLSNNVTLSEYEVNHYWSRLRMSDTLSEDDKGALVIQVCDLPCKIGLAVKDCPLCDQNGVKDHLESGLTIVHDLITRRSGSDKGN, translated from the coding sequence ATGCCTGAAAACTTGGTGATACCCACACAGATCCCTTGGCAAAATGTCAAAGGAAAGGATCTCGAAGAGCTACTGTTCTGGCTATTTGACTCGATGGGGGCAAAGGACTTGGTATGGCGAATTGGCGGAGAAGGATCGGGAGCGGCAGACCAAGGTAGAGACCTCGAGTTCTCTTTCTACACTTCGACTCCCGACGGAGATTTGGCGAAACAGATATGGTGGGCGGAGGCGAAGGGAAGCTCGTCAACCATACAGCCAGAGAAGGTGCAGCGGGCGGTATTGAATGCGTCGGGGAAATCGCACGTAGACATTTTGGTCATCGCGACAAACACCGTGTTTTCCAACCCCACGCGCAACTGGGTGTCAGAGTGGCAAAATAGTCATCCAAGGCCAATCGTCAAATTGTGGGAGAAGGTGGACCTGGAGAAGCTATGCAGCAGGCATCCTTCAGCGGTGCTTCGAGTCTGTCCCAAAGCGCTAAGTCCTCAGGGTCAACTCCAATTTGTGACAACCAGATACCTGGACTACGCTATTTTAGCTGAGGCTCCAATTCTCGAAAGACTGTGGGACGTGAGAGAAGACCTGGAACTCTCGCAGGCGTCATTGCTTGCCCTCATTGCATCCGAAACTCGCAACGGGGATCTTAGCCGAAGGTCTTGGGGAGCTTTCATCAGCAAGCCCATGCTTGCAGAAGCGCTTTCTAGCGCACTCTTGAATTTTGTCTTTGTAGTGACACGTACACGAGCGGCAGATAAAGTTGAAACACCTCTTTTGAAAGCCGTCGCATACCTTGTACTACTTTGCGTTCACAGAATTGGTGTCCACGACACCCATAAGATCATGGATAACGCTTGGAAGAGACTTAGAGATGCTGATCATATAGACTTGGCGAAGTCAGTCGTTCTCGAGTCGGTATTCAAGTTGCTGCGCAATGAGTTGCTCGATGCATGTGCACGTGACTGCCGTAAGGTGCTTCTCAGTAACAACGTGACGCTAAGCGAATATGAAGTGAACCACTACTGGAGTCGTCTGCGAATGAGCGACACATTGTCAGAAGACGACAAGGGTGCATTGGTTATCCAAGTGTGCGATCTACCGTGCAAGATAGGGCTTGCTGTCAAGGACTGTCCGCTGTGCGATCAAAATGGCGTGAAGGACCATCTGGAGTCAGGTTTGACAATTGTGCATGACCTTATTACTCGACGTAGCGGCTCAGACAAGGGCAATTGA
- a CDS encoding T9SS type A sorting domain-containing protein — MLSKKLWMVALAILALTAFASAQNFVACIYDDSLTLTTTCGGSTPLPEGTMMTVYYDANSNGPDSTDHPGTVCDQPPDCPSGPPGTLNMNQSPINGVAQGIGAGMFLTDPCLTSSGITPSPARYYLVINYPANNPTIKWTSEVFTVAVGPQDVRLVHWTCQTLSTPPACTPTGRVTFAPHGVGYQEQDTCAHLCPDSVLNVCVGPLTSPAMRPTFSIYPGCLNDTCTPASGFVFDTTAWQYQNINGQNFYCNTISLGPNGTAGCARVDFDFILPVTMGTVSIVPLDNAVSLKWNTLSESEFTRFDILRDGQRLTSADANNSPTGHEYSYVDRTALNGTTYTYQLVIVNTDGSQTTVATQAVSPGTDHALITDYALHQNYPNPFNPTTQIVYDLKDNNAVTLTIYNVNGQVVQTLLNNSAMNAGRHTVEFDAANYPSGLYFYTVKIGHDFSATRKMLLLK, encoded by the coding sequence ATGCTGTCCAAAAAACTATGGATGGTTGCCTTAGCCATACTGGCACTGACGGCTTTTGCATCTGCCCAGAATTTTGTTGCCTGTATCTACGATGATTCGCTGACGCTGACCACCACGTGCGGCGGCAGCACTCCCCTGCCCGAAGGCACGATGATGACGGTCTACTATGACGCCAACAGCAACGGCCCCGATAGTACCGACCATCCCGGCACGGTGTGTGATCAGCCGCCCGACTGCCCGTCCGGCCCTCCGGGAACGCTGAACATGAACCAGAGCCCGATCAACGGTGTGGCCCAGGGCATCGGCGCGGGCATGTTCCTGACCGATCCCTGCCTGACCAGTTCCGGTATCACCCCCAGCCCTGCGCGCTATTACCTCGTGATTAACTATCCGGCCAACAACCCCACGATCAAGTGGACCAGTGAAGTCTTTACCGTTGCCGTCGGGCCGCAGGATGTTCGCCTTGTCCATTGGACCTGCCAGACTCTCAGCACTCCACCGGCATGCACCCCGACAGGCCGGGTGACCTTTGCGCCGCATGGAGTAGGGTATCAAGAGCAGGATACCTGCGCCCACCTCTGTCCGGATAGCGTGCTGAACGTCTGCGTCGGCCCCTTGACCAGCCCGGCGATGCGTCCCACCTTCAGTATCTATCCCGGCTGTCTGAATGACACCTGCACGCCGGCGTCGGGCTTCGTGTTTGACACCACCGCATGGCAGTATCAGAACATCAACGGGCAGAACTTCTACTGCAACACGATCTCGCTGGGCCCCAATGGCACAGCCGGCTGTGCCCGCGTGGACTTCGACTTCATCCTGCCCGTCACAATGGGCACGGTCTCCATCGTTCCCCTCGACAACGCGGTCAGCTTGAAATGGAATACTCTCTCCGAATCGGAATTCACGCGGTTCGACATCCTGCGTGACGGGCAGCGGCTCACATCCGCCGACGCCAACAACTCACCGACCGGACATGAATATTCCTATGTGGACCGCACGGCGTTGAACGGCACCACCTATACCTATCAATTGGTGATCGTCAACACTGACGGCAGCCAGACAACGGTAGCCACCCAAGCCGTGTCTCCGGGTACGGACCATGCGCTGATTACCGACTATGCCCTGCACCAGAACTATCCGAATCCGTTTAACCCCACCACGCAGATTGTCTATGACCTGAAGGACAACAACGCGGTCACCCTGACAATCTACAACGTGAACGGTCAGGTGGTGCAGACATTGCTGAACAACAGCGCGATGAACGCCGGTCGTCATACCGTCGAATTCGATGCCGCAAATTATCCCTCCGGTCTTTACTTCTACACGGTCAAGATCGGACATGATTTCAGCGCTACCCGCAAGATGCTCCTGTTGAAGTGA
- a CDS encoding T9SS type A sorting domain-containing protein: MNRKFLSVVFALLALTAFASAQNFVACIYDDSLTLTTTCGGSTPLPEGTMMTVYYDANSNGPDASDQPGTVCDQPPDCPSGPPGTLNMNQSPINGVAQGIGAGMFLTDPCLTSSGITPSPARYYLVINYPANHPTIKWTSSVFTVAVGPQDVRLVNWTCEVVGTPVECTPTRHISFTPNPPVGNQDQDTCAHLCMDSITTICVGPIPNASRFPVVRIFAGCLNDTCMPAAGWVFDTTMWQFTQQNNNNYYCNTISLGPNGVPGCVTVDLDFVLPVEMGNVAITPGDNAVNVAWTTRSENSISRFEIVRNGKLIGFRDATNSPTGHEYSYVDESALNGTSYTYNLVVINADGSSQTVATQAVTPSAEHALVTEYSLRQNYPNPFNPTTSIRYDLVEKNFVTLKIFNITGQEVATLVNGERAAGVNIANFDATTLTSGLYFYTIKIGNVYSATKKMMLLK, encoded by the coding sequence ATGAATCGCAAATTCCTATCCGTTGTGTTTGCCTTGCTGGCACTGACGGCTTTCGCCTCTGCGCAGAATTTCGTGGCCTGTATCTACGATGATTCCCTGACGCTGACCACCACGTGCGGCGGCAGCACTCCCCTGCCCGAAGGCACGATGATGACGGTCTACTATGACGCCAACAGCAACGGCCCGGACGCTTCGGACCAGCCCGGCACGGTGTGTGATCAGCCGCCCGACTGCCCGTCCGGCCCTCCGGGAACGCTGAACATGAACCAGAGCCCGATCAACGGTGTGGCCCAAGGCATCGGCGCGGGCATGTTCCTGACCGATCCCTGTCTGACCAGTTCAGGTATCACCCCCAGCCCTGCGCGGTATTACCTCGTGATTAACTATCCGGCCAACCACCCCACGATCAAGTGGACCAGCAGCGTCTTCACCGTTGCCGTCGGGCCGCAGGATGTCCGCCTTGTCAATTGGACCTGCGAAGTCGTGGGAACTCCGGTGGAATGCACTCCGACCCGGCATATCAGCTTTACGCCCAATCCGCCGGTAGGCAATCAGGATCAGGACACCTGCGCTCACCTCTGCATGGATAGCATAACGACGATTTGTGTCGGCCCGATTCCCAATGCCAGCCGCTTCCCCGTCGTCCGCATCTTTGCCGGTTGTCTGAATGACACCTGCATGCCGGCCGCTGGCTGGGTCTTCGACACCACCATGTGGCAGTTTACGCAGCAGAACAATAACAACTACTACTGCAACACGATTTCCCTCGGCCCTAACGGCGTGCCCGGCTGTGTCACTGTGGATCTCGACTTCGTCTTGCCTGTTGAAATGGGCAACGTGGCGATTACACCCGGCGACAACGCGGTGAACGTCGCTTGGACGACGCGGTCGGAAAACAGCATTTCACGGTTTGAGATTGTGCGGAATGGCAAGCTGATCGGCTTCCGCGACGCGACCAATTCGCCCACCGGCCACGAGTACTCCTATGTGGACGAGAGCGCGCTGAACGGCACCAGCTACACGTATAACCTCGTGGTGATCAACGCCGACGGCAGCAGCCAGACAGTGGCCACGCAGGCGGTAACGCCCAGCGCCGAACATGCGCTCGTGACCGAATACTCGTTGCGGCAGAACTATCCGAATCCGTTCAACCCCACGACCAGCATCCGCTATGATCTCGTGGAGAAAAACTTCGTCACGCTGAAGATTTTCAACATTACGGGACAGGAAGTAGCAACCCTCGTTAACGGCGAGCGCGCGGCGGGCGTTAATATCGCCAATTTCGATGCGACCACTTTGACCTCGGGTCTCTACTTCTATACCATCAAGATTGGCAACGTCTATTCTGCGACGAAGAAGATGATGCTGCTGAAGTAA
- a CDS encoding tetratricopeptide repeat protein produces the protein MASADLFASRYNILRRIGSGGMGEVCLVEDTLRDNKIMALKTMKNPGDEAAAEGFRAEFRNVHGVVHPNIPEVFDFGVLPPPNRQLFFTCEFVDGKPLDTLAQTWSPAQLHVILVRLCRALSFLHSRGLLHRDIKAQNILGRLEADGQIALLKLVDFGLAAMRGQGTEAAGTIEYMAPEIIGGNEATVASDIYAAGMLLYQLACGRLPFDNDDPLAAAKVRCTAEAPSPLRFRPDLPVGLSDVISALIRIKPEERPASARRVIALLNEREGTDFPFETPESRTAYIRSASVVSNSEARAVLQWQCTELTKGGVPPAVLIHAATGLGRSRLVRDFVSELTLQGIRSRLVNSDADLVADDLPQVLAIPNADAMAQGKLAMLLGAARESGTWCIVGMTREDAELTALLGPYASITLRPLDREGVQDFVNATFPENTFPAEFAENLYSRSLGFPVAIQRMLDGLLESEQLQIGLSGWELMVAGHWNFPVDPSVARHIATAYATLSEAAQWLMCGLTCSRTPLPESVLAAFMACSTEDPQALSAALSAVEHLGWIQSGAEGWSLRFTALADHLDESFSAARRCSIHEALTLGWSSEELAEHPHRKRELLYHDFYAGTWKTPAAEAEATLRDALENDDVRWVRRLIEGCLDHHPPADLWAVMLDALVQVEYVEGNVEASSARLGLLLDNGKALVSEENLEKMARYGMFEEKLGRVERSQQILERCLEVLPAGHDSRAGMIFGTLAWIAFKGGEAEKARRLAEEGLVRIPPQSADSGQALLLNTVATLAFYRGDNESAALFWKRCLEVNEAIHDRKGIANMYNNLGVLAAQSGDRLRSRSLWQKCGELSREINDLHRLAGINNNLGIDSLETGQLPEAEEYYLKSLALFRRMKSPREQVEILSNLGELAYYRADYSRAQSYLQEAVSLAETLNDHEAEVEPLVYLGKLMLALEQLDKAETALERARQFAGEVEAKKGEGQAWEGLAVLHSRRGEMEQAEQALEHAHAVLSEDIDPLAVLHLYLTECAIAAERNNGSAVQASLGEARKIADIKWDPFTAARTLVYGLLFAGESVDVRERPRVLRQLSVYPEFLWRLHWATARRLTSEGAARKALDEYGRGVSVLKAVASRLPEDSRNLFLNSPQISQFKAEAVSIRNTLKGNG, from the coding sequence ATGGCTTCCGCCGACCTGTTTGCATCGCGCTATAACATCCTCCGGAGAATCGGCTCCGGCGGCATGGGAGAGGTATGTCTCGTGGAGGATACTCTTAGAGACAACAAAATCATGGCTCTGAAGACCATGAAGAATCCCGGGGATGAAGCGGCCGCAGAGGGATTTCGCGCGGAATTCCGCAATGTGCATGGCGTGGTGCATCCGAATATTCCGGAGGTTTTCGACTTTGGAGTGTTGCCGCCTCCCAACCGGCAGCTCTTCTTTACCTGCGAATTTGTGGACGGCAAGCCTCTTGATACACTGGCCCAGACCTGGTCGCCCGCGCAGCTCCATGTGATCCTCGTTCGTCTGTGCCGGGCTTTGTCTTTTCTGCACAGCCGCGGGCTGCTGCACCGCGACATCAAGGCGCAGAATATTCTGGGCAGGCTTGAAGCAGACGGGCAGATTGCGCTGCTGAAGCTGGTGGACTTCGGTCTGGCGGCGATGCGCGGACAGGGCACGGAAGCGGCGGGGACCATCGAATATATGGCGCCGGAAATTATCGGCGGCAACGAAGCGACGGTGGCCTCGGATATTTATGCGGCGGGGATGCTGCTCTACCAGCTTGCCTGCGGACGCTTGCCGTTTGATAACGACGATCCGCTGGCGGCAGCGAAAGTGCGCTGTACAGCCGAAGCGCCCTCACCACTGCGGTTTCGTCCCGATTTGCCGGTGGGGCTTTCGGACGTGATCAGCGCACTGATCCGCATCAAACCCGAGGAGCGCCCGGCATCGGCGCGGCGGGTGATCGCGCTGCTGAACGAACGCGAGGGCACGGATTTCCCCTTTGAAACTCCGGAGAGCCGCACCGCCTATATCCGTTCCGCGTCGGTGGTCAGCAACAGCGAGGCGCGGGCGGTTCTGCAATGGCAATGCACGGAGCTGACCAAAGGCGGCGTACCGCCGGCGGTGCTGATTCACGCGGCGACAGGCTTGGGCCGCAGCCGGCTGGTGCGAGATTTTGTCTCCGAACTGACCCTGCAGGGCATTCGCTCCCGGCTGGTCAACAGTGACGCGGATCTGGTGGCGGACGATTTGCCGCAGGTGCTGGCGATTCCCAACGCCGACGCGATGGCCCAGGGAAAGCTGGCCATGCTGCTGGGTGCGGCGCGGGAGAGTGGGACGTGGTGCATCGTGGGCATGACGCGGGAAGACGCGGAACTGACGGCGCTGCTGGGTCCGTATGCGTCGATTACGCTGCGTCCGCTGGACCGGGAAGGCGTGCAGGATTTTGTGAACGCGACGTTCCCGGAGAACACGTTCCCCGCGGAGTTCGCAGAGAATCTTTACAGCCGGTCCCTCGGATTTCCCGTGGCGATTCAGCGAATGCTCGATGGGCTGCTCGAATCGGAGCAGTTGCAGATCGGTCTGTCGGGCTGGGAACTGATGGTTGCGGGCCACTGGAATTTCCCCGTGGATCCGAGCGTGGCGCGGCACATTGCCACCGCTTACGCGACGCTGTCTGAAGCGGCGCAGTGGTTGATGTGCGGTCTGACGTGTTCGCGGACGCCCCTGCCCGAGAGTGTGCTGGCGGCTTTTATGGCGTGCAGCACTGAAGATCCGCAGGCGCTCTCCGCAGCGTTGAGCGCTGTCGAGCACCTGGGATGGATTCAATCGGGTGCGGAGGGCTGGAGCCTGCGGTTTACGGCGCTGGCCGATCACCTCGACGAATCTTTCAGCGCCGCACGGCGTTGCTCGATTCACGAGGCGCTGACTCTCGGATGGTCCAGCGAGGAGCTGGCGGAGCATCCGCACCGCAAACGCGAACTGCTGTACCACGATTTCTATGCGGGCACTTGGAAGACACCGGCGGCGGAGGCCGAGGCCACGTTGCGCGACGCGCTGGAAAACGATGATGTGCGCTGGGTGCGACGGCTGATTGAAGGCTGTCTGGATCATCATCCGCCGGCGGATCTGTGGGCCGTGATGCTTGATGCGCTGGTGCAGGTGGAATATGTCGAAGGCAATGTGGAAGCATCTTCGGCGCGGCTGGGGCTCCTGCTGGACAACGGCAAGGCGCTGGTCAGCGAAGAGAACCTCGAAAAGATGGCGCGCTACGGAATGTTCGAGGAGAAGCTGGGACGCGTGGAACGCTCGCAGCAGATCCTTGAGCGCTGTCTCGAGGTGCTGCCTGCCGGGCATGATTCCCGCGCGGGAATGATCTTCGGCACGTTGGCCTGGATTGCCTTCAAGGGCGGCGAGGCGGAGAAGGCGCGCCGGCTGGCGGAAGAGGGACTGGTGCGGATTCCGCCGCAGTCCGCCGATTCGGGCCAGGCGCTGCTGCTGAACACCGTGGCGACGCTGGCGTTTTACCGCGGGGATAACGAGTCGGCGGCCCTGTTCTGGAAGCGGTGCCTTGAAGTCAACGAGGCGATTCATGACCGCAAGGGCATCGCCAACATGTACAACAATCTGGGCGTGCTGGCGGCGCAGAGCGGCGACCGGCTGCGGTCGCGTTCGCTATGGCAGAAGTGCGGCGAACTCTCGCGGGAGATCAATGACCTGCACCGCCTCGCGGGCATCAACAACAATCTGGGCATCGACTCTCTGGAAACGGGGCAGCTTCCCGAAGCCGAAGAATATTATCTGAAATCACTGGCGCTGTTCCGCCGCATGAAAAGCCCGCGCGAGCAGGTGGAGATCCTCAGCAATTTAGGAGAGCTGGCCTACTACCGCGCCGACTATTCGCGCGCCCAATCGTATTTGCAGGAAGCGGTGAGCCTGGCGGAAACGCTGAATGACCATGAAGCCGAAGTGGAACCGCTGGTCTATCTGGGCAAGCTGATGCTGGCGCTCGAGCAGCTCGACAAGGCCGAGACGGCTCTGGAACGCGCGCGCCAGTTTGCCGGTGAAGTGGAGGCGAAGAAGGGCGAAGGGCAGGCATGGGAAGGGTTAGCGGTGCTGCATTCCCGGCGCGGCGAAATGGAACAGGCCGAGCAGGCGCTGGAGCATGCTCATGCGGTGCTTTCGGAAGACATCGACCCGCTGGCTGTACTGCATCTGTACCTGACCGAATGCGCGATTGCCGCCGAGCGCAATAATGGATCAGCCGTGCAGGCATCGCTGGGCGAGGCGCGGAAGATTGCGGACATCAAGTGGGACCCGTTTACAGCGGCCCGGACGCTGGTGTATGGTCTTCTTTTTGCAGGAGAGAGCGTGGATGTCAGAGAGAGGCCGCGTGTGCTCAGGCAACTATCTGTTTATCCTGAGTTTTTGTGGAGGCTTCACTGGGCAACCGCTCGCCGGTTGACATCCGAAGGCGCGGCACGAAAGGCCCTCGATGAATACGGGCGGGGCGTATCGGTGTTGAAGGCGGTGGCGTCGCGACTGCCCGAGGACAGCCGTAATCTGTTCTTGAATTCGCCGCAGATTTCGCAGTTCAAGGCGGAAGCGGTTAGCATACGGAATACACTTAAGGGAAACGGATAG
- a CDS encoding c-type cytochrome has product MAGNIIKRVLKWTGIGLGVIVIGVVAAVAGVYYRSHRVVSKQVAVSASRPLYVPSDSTTWARGQHLATAIAGCTECHGAHFEGTKLVDDPAFGRLYPPNITRGKGGLPQGYDIAAFERGLRHGIRHDGTSLWVMPAYHYRYICDEDVAALWAYVSSVPPVDKEWPERKLGPIGNMLMAQGKLDLMAAPVVDETAPPPTKPKPDTTAAYGEYLARVSCIGCHRANLSGGPIFTAPPDWAPAANITRGGVLAHYTEADFFKLLRTGLRPGGDSVSPIMPWRTAGTMTDDELRAIWNYLQAVPPAAYATNQWAAK; this is encoded by the coding sequence ATGGCTGGAAACATTATCAAAAGAGTTTTGAAGTGGACGGGTATCGGGCTCGGCGTGATCGTAATTGGGGTTGTGGCGGCCGTTGCCGGAGTGTACTACAGGTCACACCGTGTCGTAAGTAAGCAGGTTGCGGTATCGGCGTCGCGTCCGCTCTATGTGCCATCGGACAGCACCACATGGGCGCGGGGACAGCATCTGGCGACGGCTATCGCCGGATGCACGGAGTGTCACGGCGCACACTTTGAGGGAACAAAACTGGTGGATGACCCCGCCTTTGGAAGGCTGTATCCACCCAATATCACTCGCGGCAAGGGAGGCTTACCCCAAGGCTATGACATCGCCGCTTTCGAGCGTGGCCTGCGGCATGGCATCCGGCATGATGGCACCTCGCTGTGGGTGATGCCGGCCTATCACTACCGTTACATCTGCGATGAGGATGTCGCCGCGCTGTGGGCTTATGTCAGCAGTGTGCCTCCGGTGGACAAGGAGTGGCCCGAGCGCAAACTGGGTCCCATCGGCAACATGCTGATGGCTCAGGGCAAACTGGATCTGATGGCGGCGCCGGTCGTCGATGAGACGGCGCCGCCTCCCACCAAGCCCAAACCCGACACCACTGCTGCCTATGGAGAATATCTGGCGCGGGTGTCCTGCATCGGCTGTCACCGCGCGAATCTTTCCGGCGGTCCCATCTTCACCGCCCCGCCCGATTGGGCACCCGCGGCCAACATCACCAGAGGCGGCGTGCTCGCCCATTACACTGAAGCCGATTTCTTCAAGCTCCTGCGCACTGGCTTGCGCCCCGGCGGCGATAGCGTGAGCCCTATCATGCCCTGGCGCACGGCAGGCACCATGACCGACGACGAGCTGCGCGCCATCTGGAACTATCTGCAAGCCGTCCCCCCCGCCGCCTACGCCACCAACCAGTGGGCCGCCAAATGA
- a CDS encoding SulP family inorganic anion transporter, translating into MLFPKLEIAQTLKSYNRHAFMGDLSAGFIVAIVALPLCIAFAIASGLEPDKGIITGIVASFLVAIFSGSHVQIAGPSGPFVVIAFGVLHQAGINGLIIATFTAGVMLIIMGRAGLGSLIKFIAYPVIAGFTAGVAILLFTTEFGDMLGLQAVAGGNILAKWQAYFSALDTINPYAVILTGGSVLLIMIRVKWLKRVPQSFLALILATLAVHIFNLPVDTIGSRFKEIAAGFPSPVFPQLSFEIVREMIQPAMAIALLAAIESLLSAVVADGMTGTSHDPKSVLVAQGLANIGSSLFGGLPACAALARTATNVRNGGRTFVSGVIHALVLALIALVLGKWASLIPLCVLGAILFVVAYNLFNWPAISAIFKNPRSDIIVLMVTLGITVLVDLSTGVLVGMALAGVLFIQRMAAATDVNVVTREFQREAGVPRADDAPPLTVPRGVEVYEINGPFFFGAVYKLREAVSLPSKKPRVRMIRMSKVNVMDSTGLHALEELYHRCKKEGSTLIISEIHAQPFTALLKSGLLDRFGEENVTASFEDAVQRAQQIVKM; encoded by the coding sequence ATGCTTTTCCCGAAACTCGAGATCGCCCAGACCCTCAAGAGTTACAACCGCCATGCCTTCATGGGGGATCTGTCGGCGGGGTTCATCGTGGCCATTGTCGCTTTGCCTTTGTGCATTGCTTTTGCCATTGCCAGCGGGCTGGAACCGGACAAGGGCATCATCACCGGCATCGTCGCCAGTTTTCTGGTGGCCATCTTCAGCGGCAGCCATGTGCAGATTGCCGGGCCCTCCGGACCCTTTGTGGTCATCGCCTTCGGGGTGCTGCATCAGGCGGGAATCAATGGCCTGATCATCGCCACCTTCACCGCCGGTGTGATGCTGATCATCATGGGCCGCGCGGGCTTGGGCTCGCTGATCAAATTCATCGCCTATCCGGTCATCGCCGGCTTTACCGCCGGCGTCGCCATTCTGCTCTTCACCACCGAATTCGGCGACATGCTTGGCCTGCAGGCCGTAGCGGGTGGAAATATCCTCGCCAAGTGGCAGGCCTATTTCTCCGCCCTCGACACCATCAACCCTTATGCGGTAATCCTGACCGGCGGCAGTGTGCTACTCATCATGATCCGCGTCAAGTGGCTCAAGCGTGTGCCGCAGTCCTTTCTCGCGCTCATTCTGGCAACGCTGGCCGTGCACATCTTCAATCTTCCCGTGGACACCATCGGCAGCCGCTTCAAGGAAATCGCCGCGGGATTTCCCAGTCCCGTCTTTCCGCAACTCTCTTTTGAAATCGTGCGGGAAATGATTCAGCCCGCGATGGCCATTGCCCTGCTCGCGGCCATTGAATCGCTGCTGTCCGCCGTAGTGGCCGACGGCATGACCGGAACCTCGCACGATCCGAAAAGCGTGCTTGTGGCGCAAGGCTTGGCCAATATCGGCTCGTCGCTTTTCGGCGGACTGCCCGCCTGCGCCGCGCTGGCCCGCACCGCGACTAATGTTCGCAACGGCGGCCGCACCTTCGTTTCCGGCGTGATTCATGCGCTCGTGCTGGCGCTGATTGCCCTCGTGCTGGGAAAGTGGGCGTCTCTGATTCCCCTGTGTGTTCTGGGCGCGATTCTGTTTGTCGTCGCCTACAATCTCTTCAACTGGCCCGCCATCTCCGCCATCTTCAAGAATCCCCGCAGCGACATCATTGTGCTGATGGTCACCCTTGGCATCACCGTACTTGTTGACCTCAGTACCGGCGTGCTGGTCGGCATGGCTCTGGCCGGAGTGCTCTTCATCCAGCGCATGGCCGCCGCCACCGACGTCAATGTCGTCACCCGCGAATTCCAGCGCGAAGCCGGCGTGCCGCGTGCCGACGATGCCCCACCGCTCACCGTCCCGCGCGGCGTGGAAGTCTATGAGATCAACGGCCCGTTCTTCTTCGGCGCGGTCTACAAACTGCGCGAAGCCGTCAGCCTGCCGTCGAAAAAGCCGCGCGTGCGTATGATCCGCATGAGCAAAGTCAACGTAATGGACAGCACCGGCCTGCATGCCCTCGAGGAACTCTACCACCGCTGCAAGAAGGAAGGCTCCACGCTGATCATCTCCGAGATCCATGCCCAGCCCTTCACCGCCCTGCTGAAATCCGGCCTGCTCGACCGCTTCGGCGAAGAAAACGTCACCGCCTCTTTCGAGGACGCCGTCCAACGCGCCCAGCAAATCGTGAAGATGTAA